In Mastigocladopsis repens PCC 10914, a single window of DNA contains:
- a CDS encoding DUF3082 domain-containing protein yields MSDENITQQAETQAQVQPTPLRCITGAVISGGLGYAVYSLMIAIATTFATKPIHSDNPMVVNIASAVRTLVVGVTALGAGIFGIVAIGLLALAVQLLVQQVIKPKS; encoded by the coding sequence ATGAGTGATGAGAATATAACGCAGCAAGCAGAAACTCAAGCGCAGGTTCAACCAACTCCATTACGCTGTATAACTGGGGCGGTCATTTCGGGAGGACTTGGGTATGCAGTGTACTCTCTGATGATTGCCATAGCCACAACTTTTGCCACCAAACCCATTCATTCAGATAACCCAATGGTGGTAAATATTGCTTCTGCGGTGCGTACCTTGGTTGTGGGTGTGACTGCTTTGGGAGCAGGAATATTTGGGATAGTGGCGATCGGATTGCTGGCTTTGGCGGTACAGTTGTTGGTACAGCAAGTTATAAAGCCGAAAAGTTAA
- the ispE gene encoding 4-(cytidine 5'-diphospho)-2-C-methyl-D-erythritol kinase, with the protein MRSYTLIAPAKINLHLEIISDRPDGYHELVMILQSIDLADEIYLQASDTETIRIRCDHPEVPLDKSNLAYKAAELMAVEFPQAFAKYGGVNITINKRIPVAAGLAGGSTNAAAVLVGIDLLWNLGLTQSELEELGAQLGSDVPFCVAGGTAIATGRGEQLAPLPSLDNIYIVLGKYRSLAVSTAWAYKTYRQEFGDSYLRDTDSLSARAAAIHSGPIVKAILHKDAREIAQKLHNDLERVVLPAYPQVLQLRQTFASAGVLGTMMSGSGPSVFAICESLQQAEQVQLRVREILPDEDLELFVTRMTSHGIQVASSV; encoded by the coding sequence ATGCGTTCTTATACACTAATAGCCCCTGCCAAAATCAACTTACATCTAGAAATTATTAGTGATCGCCCCGATGGTTATCATGAGTTAGTCATGATACTCCAAAGTATAGACCTAGCTGACGAAATTTATTTACAAGCGAGCGATACCGAAACTATCCGCATTCGTTGCGACCATCCGGAAGTTCCCTTAGACAAAAGTAATCTGGCATACAAAGCAGCAGAACTCATGGCGGTAGAGTTTCCACAAGCCTTTGCTAAGTATGGCGGTGTTAACATCACTATTAACAAGCGCATACCTGTTGCGGCTGGGTTAGCTGGGGGTTCGACGAATGCAGCAGCAGTGTTGGTAGGGATAGATTTACTATGGAACCTGGGGCTAACTCAATCAGAGTTAGAAGAATTGGGAGCACAATTAGGTTCAGATGTGCCGTTTTGTGTAGCAGGTGGGACGGCTATTGCTACAGGAAGAGGTGAGCAACTTGCTCCCCTTCCCAGTTTAGATAACATATATATAGTGTTGGGTAAATACCGCAGCCTTGCAGTGTCTACCGCTTGGGCATACAAAACCTATCGACAAGAGTTTGGTGATTCCTATCTTAGAGATACCGACAGCTTGTCAGCCCGTGCAGCAGCTATACATTCCGGACCAATAGTAAAAGCGATCCTTCACAAGGATGCAAGGGAGATTGCTCAAAAGCTGCACAATGATTTAGAGCGTGTGGTGTTACCAGCATATCCGCAAGTTTTGCAACTACGCCAGACGTTTGCAAGTGCTGGTGTTTTGGGGACAATGATGTCTGGTTCAGGTCCAAGTGTATTTGCAATCTGTGAGTCTTTGCAGCAGGCGGAACAAGTTCAACTGCGTGTGAGGGAGATTCTTCCTGATGAGGATTTAGAATTGTTTGTGACTCGGATGACTTCACATGGGATTCAGGTAGCATCATCGGTGTAA
- the rsmA gene encoding 16S rRNA (adenine(1518)-N(6)/adenine(1519)-N(6))-dimethyltransferase RsmA: MIEKEFQKPRPRKSFAQHWLKSEKALNEIIQASELQSTDRVLEIGPGTGILTRRLLPLVQSLLAVEIDRDLCESLTKEFKRQENFLLLQGDFLELDIESHLKPFPAFQQQNKVVANIPYNITGPILEKLLGTIANPNLKPYDLIVLLVQKEVAQRLGAKPGSKAFGALTVRVQYLAECELICTVPAGAFYPPPKVDSAVVRLVPRQFEPQATDTGRLETLVKLGFGAKRKMLRNNLQSVVERDRLSQLLEKLEINPQARAEEISVSQWVTLANEL, encoded by the coding sequence ATGATAGAGAAAGAGTTTCAAAAGCCAAGACCTCGTAAGTCTTTTGCTCAACATTGGCTCAAAAGTGAAAAAGCCCTCAACGAAATTATTCAAGCTTCCGAATTACAATCAACCGACCGGGTTTTGGAAATTGGTCCTGGTACAGGTATTCTCACGCGCCGCCTATTACCGTTGGTACAATCTCTACTAGCAGTAGAAATAGACCGCGACTTGTGCGAGTCGTTGACAAAAGAATTCAAACGCCAAGAAAATTTCTTACTTTTGCAAGGAGATTTTCTTGAGTTGGATATAGAATCTCATTTAAAACCATTTCCAGCCTTTCAACAGCAGAATAAAGTTGTTGCCAATATTCCCTACAACATAACAGGGCCAATTCTCGAAAAACTTCTGGGTACAATTGCCAATCCAAATCTGAAACCATATGATTTGATAGTGTTATTGGTACAAAAAGAAGTCGCACAAAGGCTGGGAGCAAAACCAGGATCAAAAGCATTTGGGGCGCTGACTGTACGAGTACAATACTTGGCAGAGTGCGAGTTAATTTGTACTGTACCAGCAGGAGCGTTTTACCCACCGCCCAAGGTAGATTCAGCAGTCGTGCGCCTAGTTCCACGCCAATTTGAACCACAAGCTACAGACACAGGACGGTTGGAAACTTTGGTGAAGTTGGGGTTTGGGGCAAAACGTAAAATGTTACGAAATAATTTGCAATCAGTCGTAGAACGCGATCGCCTGTCACAATTGTTGGAAAAATTAGAGATTAACCCCCAAGCTCGCGCTGAAGAAATTAGCGTTAGCCAGTGGGTAACTCTAGCAAATGAGTTATGA
- a CDS encoding transposase produces MGYSSDVTDLEWEIIEPLLPTKKKTRPPVWTKRQILNGIFYQLKNGCNWADLPRDLPPYSTVFWHYKQWCEDGILDSIMANLHQGVREQVKKNHTGQP; encoded by the coding sequence ATGGGATATTCAAGCGACGTGACAGACTTGGAATGGGAAATTATCGAGCCGTTATTGCCGACCAAGAAGAAAACAAGACCTCCTGTGTGGACAAAGAGGCAAATATTGAACGGGATATTTTATCAACTTAAGAATGGTTGCAACTGGGCAGACTTACCCAGAGATTTGCCGCCCTATTCTACTGTGTTCTGGCATTACAAGCAGTGGTGTGAAGATGGCATCCTGGACTCAATTATGGCTAATTTACATCAGGGAGTGCGTGAACAAGTAAAAAAAAACCACACTGGACAACCCTGA
- a CDS encoding transposase, with product MDSQAVKNTCNASVESKGFCFYKATNGIKRHLAVDILGFPFFTHCTTANVSDDQGLIEMLSQNIDYFQSKPLELPKTTILVDHGYHPEKIIPALEQIYPQIMTKIQFELSAKPSKAEKQAKGQSGFVPVAARWVIERSNAWVERCKSLVKNFDRTLARANAKLKLCFIRLMLKRLAAS from the coding sequence ATTGATTCACAAGCGGTCAAAAATACTTGTAATGCCAGTGTTGAGTCGAAAGGGTTTTGTTTTTACAAAGCAACCAACGGGATTAAAAGACATCTAGCAGTGGATATATTGGGTTTCCCTTTCTTCACTCACTGCACCACCGCCAACGTATCTGATGACCAGGGGTTGATTGAAATGCTCTCACAAAATATCGATTATTTCCAATCTAAACCACTGGAATTGCCCAAAACAACTATCTTGGTAGATCATGGCTATCATCCTGAAAAAATTATCCCGGCCTTAGAGCAAATTTATCCCCAGATCATGACCAAAATCCAATTTGAACTCTCTGCCAAGCCATCAAAAGCTGAAAAGCAAGCCAAAGGACAATCCGGATTTGTTCCGGTGGCTGCTAGATGGGTGATAGAGAGATCCAATGCTTGGGTAGAGCGATGTAAAAGTTTAGTCAAAAACTTTGACCGCACACTCGCTCGTGCCAATGCCAAGCTCAAACTTTGTTTTATCCGATTGATGCTCAAACGATTAGCTGCTAGCTAG
- a CDS encoding DUF4870 domain-containing protein codes for MPFLNILGPLIIWHWKKKSDPWIDFQGKESLNFQLSLTVYAFIVIVVSLFMVFTTCGVAVTTNSTTKYLESIFNSLLAVLGVFISILMLLQLIFVNFAAIKAYKGQHYRYPFSMRFLR; via the coding sequence CTGCCGTTCTTGAATATTTTGGGACCATTAATCATTTGGCATTGGAAAAAAAAATCCGACCCTTGGATTGACTTCCAAGGAAAAGAATCGTTGAATTTTCAACTATCACTAACAGTTTATGCTTTCATTGTCATAGTTGTATCGTTATTTATGGTTTTTACCACTTGTGGTGTTGCAGTCACTACAAATTCGACGACAAAATATTTAGAAAGTATTTTTAATAGTTTATTAGCTGTTCTTGGTGTATTTATTTCAATATTAATGCTATTGCAATTAATTTTCGTAAATTTTGCAGCCATCAAGGCTTACAAAGGGCAACATTATCGCTACCCTTTCTCAATGCGATTTTTGAGATGA
- a CDS encoding Gfo/Idh/MocA family protein: MIGVAVVGTGFGQKVHIPGFQAHPHTEVVAVYNRDLDKAKAIAQSYNIPHACNTLADIVRLQEVQAVSISTPPFLHYEMAKAVLKAGKHVLLEKPTTINAAEAKELYQLAQKAGVIAAVDFEFRFVPGWQLFSELLSQGYVGSKRLIRIDWLGSSRADAARPWNWYSLKDQGGGALGSLGSHTFDYIHWLFGPVRKLSAHFSTAIPQRRDPSSGELKPVETDDTCMLMLELADGTPCQVSISAVVHASRTHWVEVYGDRGTLVLGSENQKDYIHGFRVWASQPGKPLTEIEIPNRFLFPKNYSDGRISAFIRVVDQWVQGIERKQEILPSLREGVYSQLLMDLSHESNATSSWVDVPSLEEFLAH; this comes from the coding sequence GTGATTGGCGTTGCAGTTGTTGGCACAGGATTTGGTCAGAAAGTTCACATTCCCGGATTTCAAGCTCATCCTCACACAGAAGTCGTTGCTGTATATAACCGAGATTTAGATAAAGCCAAAGCCATCGCCCAATCCTACAATATTCCCCACGCCTGCAACACACTTGCAGATATAGTCAGGCTACAAGAAGTCCAAGCAGTTAGCATTTCCACACCGCCATTTTTGCATTATGAAATGGCAAAAGCAGTGCTAAAAGCAGGGAAACACGTATTACTAGAAAAACCTACAACAATAAATGCAGCCGAAGCTAAAGAACTCTATCAGTTAGCGCAAAAAGCAGGCGTCATAGCGGCTGTAGACTTTGAATTTCGCTTTGTACCAGGATGGCAATTATTTTCTGAACTGCTGTCACAAGGTTATGTGGGTTCAAAGCGTTTGATCAGAATTGATTGGTTAGGTTCTTCTCGTGCTGATGCTGCACGCCCTTGGAACTGGTATTCTCTTAAAGACCAGGGAGGGGGTGCATTGGGGTCTTTGGGTTCTCATACTTTTGATTACATTCACTGGCTCTTTGGTCCTGTACGCAAATTAAGCGCCCATTTCAGTACCGCCATTCCCCAGCGACGAGATCCCAGCAGCGGAGAATTAAAGCCAGTGGAAACAGATGACACCTGTATGCTTATGTTAGAGTTGGCAGATGGGACACCTTGCCAAGTTTCCATCAGTGCTGTGGTTCATGCATCGCGTACTCATTGGGTAGAAGTTTATGGCGATCGCGGTACTTTAGTCTTAGGAAGCGAAAATCAAAAAGATTACATCCATGGTTTCCGCGTTTGGGCTTCTCAACCAGGTAAACCGCTTACTGAAATAGAAATTCCCAATCGGTTTTTATTTCCAAAAAATTACTCTGATGGCCGAATTTCTGCATTTATTAGAGTCGTAGACCAATGGGTGCAAGGAATTGAACGCAAGCAAGAGATACTTCCATCGTTGCGAGAAGGGGTTTACTCACAGTTATTAATGGATTTATCCCATGAATCTAATGCTACATCAAGTTGGGTAGATGTACCAAGCCTGGAAGAGTTTCTGGCTCACTAG